A genomic region of Anopheles coustani chromosome 3, idAnoCousDA_361_x.2, whole genome shotgun sequence contains the following coding sequences:
- the LOC131261810 gene encoding uncharacterized protein LOC131261810 → MILEDTIKFRKSAKTPEDVAQWRLTYNFIIETKYFLERYDSIVETWDLCDKQFLMNLWNIEELMTSLLYKYTTVSTDYIKHSRLPKVEIKCCDHQFESSKDLYKHYYTVHHTPGRVNDVRFCEMKAGLLKLELYKNSLKYYLEFGTWCDHVLCLYLKKIYRKVNFTLDPFREGPGPIELANPAPPAEEQLPVEE, encoded by the exons ATGATTCTCGAGGACACCATCAAGTTCCGCAAGAGTGCCAAAACACCCGAAGATGTGGCGCAGTGGCGTTTG ACATACAACTTCATAATCGAGACAAAATATTTTCTCGAGCGATACGACAGTATCGTGGAAACGTGGGATCTGTGCGACAAGCAGTTTCTGATGAACCTGTGGAACATAGAGGAGCTGATGACGAGTCTGCTGTACAAGTATACCACTGTCTCGACGGATTATATCAAACATAGCAGACTGCCGAAGGTGGAAATAAAGTGTTGTGAT CACCAGTTTGAAAGCTCTAAGGACCTCTACAAGCATTACTATACCGTCCACCATACACCGGGCAGGGTCAACGATGTCCGATTTTGTGAG ATGAAAGCAGGGCTGTTGAAGCTGGAGCTATACAAGAATAGTTTGAAATACTATCTCGAGTTTGGAACCTGGTGCGATCATGTGCTATGCttgtatttgaaaaaaatctatCGAAAGGTGAATTTTACGCTGGATCCGTTTCGCGAGGGACCGGGACCGATCGAACTAGCGAACCCAGCACCACCAGCTGAGGAACAGCTCCCGGTTGAAGAGTGA
- the LOC131272845 gene encoding NAD-dependent protein deacylase Sirt4 produces the protein MRILAGLRLQNGNGKRFSSSSIYVPAHEPALESDCRRLEKFLVDKPHILVLTGAGISTESGIPDYRSEGVGLYARSNHKPIQHGDFVKSEATRKRYWARNYVGWPRFSSIAPNVTHYTLARLEREGRIGGIVTQNVDRLHGKAGSKEVVELHGSGYEVICIGSQNERGKGCGYRIDRHEFQQILDQLNPAMEDKSTMMRPDGDVELSMEYVEGFQIPPCPQCGGNLKPEIVFFGDNVPMPRIEKIVRMIIESDGVLVLGSSLTVFSGYRIVLQAKELGLPVGIVNIGATRGDPKADLKISARCGEIMSNIFKRR, from the coding sequence ATGAGGATCCTCGCTGGACTGAGGCTTCAAAACGGCAATGGAAAGAGATTCAGTTCCAGCTCAATTTACGTGCCTGCACACGAGCCAGCCCTCGAGAGTGATTGCCGGAGGTTGGAGAAATTTCTCGTAGATAAACCCCACATCCTCGTGCTGACCGGTGCCGGTATATCGACGGAATCGGGCATTCCGGACTACCGTTCGGAGGGCGTGGGGCTGTACGCACGGTCGAATCATAAACCAATTCAGCACGGTGACTTTGTAAAATCGGAAGCCACCCGGAAGCGCTACTGGGCGAGAAACTATGTCGGGTGGCCACGGTTTTCGTCGATCGCTCCTAACGTTACCCACTACACGTTGGCGCGATTGGAACGCGAAGGACGCATCGGTGGGATTGTGACACAAAACGTCGACCGATTGCACGGCAAGGCGGGTTCGAAGGAGGTGGTGGAGCTGCACGGCAGCGGCTACGAGGTGATATGCATTGGAAGTCAGAACGAGCGAGGCAAAGGGTGCGGGTATCGCATTGATCGACACGAATTTCAGCAGATACTGGACCAGCTGAACCCAGCAATGGAGGATAAATCGACCATGATGCGACCGGACGGTGACGTTGAGCTTTCGATGGAGTATGTAGAGGGCTTCCAAATTCCTCCCTGCCCGCAGTGTGGCGGCAATTTGAAACCGGAGATCGTCTTTTTCGGCGACAACGTGCCAATGCCACGGATAGAGAAAATCGTGCGGATGATCATCGAATCGGATGGCGTTCTAGTACTAGGATCCAGTTTAACGGTGTTTTCTGGCTACCGGATAGTGCTGCAGGCAAAGGAACTGGGATTACCAGTTGGGATCGTAAACATTGGCGCAACACGTGGCGATCCAAAGGCTGACCTTAAAATATCAGCTCGATGTGGCGAAATAATGTCCAATATTTTTAAGCGCCGATAG
- the LOC131272179 gene encoding serine/threonine-protein phosphatase 4 catalytic subunit, producing MPDYSDLDRQIEQLKRCEIIKEHEVKALCAKAREILVEEGNVQRVDSPVTVCGDIHGQFYDLKELFKVGGDVPETNYLFMGDFVDRGYYSVETFLLLLALKVRYPDRITLIRGNHESRQITQVYGFYDECIRKYGSVTVWRYCTEIFDYLSLSAIIDGKIFCVHGGLSPSIQYLDQIRSIDRKQEVPHDGPMCDLLWSDPEDTHGWGVSPRGAGYLFGSDVVSQFNAANDIDMICRAHQLVMEGYKWHFNETVLTVWSAPNYCYRCGNVAAILELNENLQRDFTIFEAAPQESRGIPSKKPQADYFL from the exons ATGCCGGACTACAGCGACCTGGACAGACAGATCGAACAGCTGAAACGATGCGAAATTATCAAGGAACACGAGGTGAAGGCACTGTGCGCAAAGGCTCGCGAAATCCTCGTCGAGGAAGGCAACGTGCAGCGTGTTGATTCACCGGTCACGGTGTGCGGTGACATACATGGCCAGTTCTACGATCTTAAGGAACTTTTCAAGGTCGGGGGCGACGTGCCGGAGACGAATTACCTGTTCATGGGCGACTTCGTCGACCGAGGCTACTACAGTGTAGAAACATTCCTGCTCTTGCTCGCCCTCAAGGTGCGCTACCCCGATCGAATCACGCTGATCCGAGGCAACCACGAGTCGCGCCAGATAACGCAAGTATACGGGTTTTACGACGAGTGTATCCGGAAGTACGGCTCGGTCACAGTGTGGCGCTACTGCACCGAAATATTCGACTACCTGTCCCTGTCGGCCATCATCGATGGGAAAATATTCTGCGTACATGGTGGCCTCTCTCCATCCATTCAGTATTTAGATCAGATTCGTTCCATCGATCGCAAGCAAGAAGTGCCCCACGACGGCCCCATGTGTGACCTCCTGTGGAGCGATCCAGAAGACACCCATGGCTGGGGCGTGTCGCCGCGAGGGGCTGGGTATTTGTTCGGCTCGGATGTAGTTTCACAGTTTAACGCCGCCAACGACATAGACATGATATGCCGGGCTCATCAGCTCGTCATGGAGGGCTACAAATGGCACTTCAACGAAACTGTGCTCACAGTTTGGTCTGCCCCGAACTATTGCTACAG ATGCGGCAATGTAGCAGCTATACTAGAATTGAACGAAAACCTTCAGCGGGACTTTACTATTTTTGAAGCGGCACCGCAGGAAAGTCGTGGTATACCATCTAAAAAACCACAGgcggactactttttataa